A genomic segment from Streptosporangium roseum DSM 43021 encodes:
- a CDS encoding SIS domain-containing protein: MNPELYLADLEAKPAALADLASALESGDPFEGLPAGIRRVLFLGMGSSRYAAGVAALRLRSVGVDAVAEYASASVSYPATPDTLVVAVSATGGSRETLDAVARYRGRSPVLAMTNRPGSAITEGADLVVPMVAGEERGGVSCRTFQHTIGLLMALQNRLTGASGAGADVPGLLRRTAEATADLLERRGQWLDPAMTLLDGPAGVYTIAPAERLSSAEQSALMFREGPRRASDACETGDWSHVDVYLTKTLDYRAVMFPGSRYDEQAMDWIRRRGSTVLTVGGELPDARASVRYLHDDDADVALLTETLVAELVAAHWWLAQS, encoded by the coding sequence GTGAACCCCGAGCTGTACCTCGCCGATCTGGAGGCCAAGCCCGCCGCGCTGGCCGATCTGGCGAGCGCCCTGGAGTCCGGCGACCCGTTCGAGGGGCTCCCGGCCGGGATCCGGCGGGTGCTCTTCCTCGGCATGGGCAGTTCCCGGTATGCCGCCGGGGTCGCCGCGCTGCGCCTGCGCTCCGTGGGCGTCGACGCCGTCGCCGAATACGCCTCGGCCTCCGTCTCCTACCCGGCGACCCCCGACACCCTGGTCGTCGCGGTCTCTGCCACCGGTGGCAGCAGGGAGACCCTCGACGCGGTCGCCCGCTACCGCGGCCGCTCCCCTGTCCTGGCGATGACCAACAGGCCCGGCTCGGCGATCACCGAGGGCGCCGACCTGGTGGTGCCGATGGTCGCGGGCGAGGAGCGCGGCGGCGTGTCCTGCCGGACCTTCCAGCACACCATCGGCCTGCTCATGGCCCTGCAGAACCGCCTCACCGGCGCGTCCGGCGCCGGGGCGGACGTGCCCGGCCTGCTCCGCCGTACGGCCGAGGCCACCGCCGACCTGCTGGAGCGCCGGGGCCAGTGGCTGGATCCGGCGATGACCCTGCTCGACGGCCCGGCCGGGGTCTACACGATCGCCCCAGCCGAGCGGCTGTCCTCGGCCGAGCAGTCCGCCCTGATGTTCCGGGAGGGGCCCCGCCGCGCCTCCGACGCCTGCGAGACCGGCGACTGGTCCCACGTGGACGTCTACCTGACCAAGACCCTCGACTACCGCGCCGTCATGTTCCCCGGCTCCCGCTACGACGAGCAGGCCATGGACTGGATCCGCCGGCGCGGCTCCACCGTGCTCACCGTCGGCGGCGAGCTGCCGGACGCCAGGGCCTCCGTCCGCTACCTCCACGACGACGACGCCGACGTCGCCCTGCTCACCGAGACCCTGGTGGCCGAGCTGGTCGCCGCCCACTGGTGGCTGGCCCAGAGCTGA
- a CDS encoding aminoglycoside phosphotransferase yields the protein MNQRSIWDRLDTVPRAGDGRTSELVAALSCDASSPFTVRHFHPLPDLSAPGFSIDVQLLPADGPFPATERGFDVDQTNRSVVVGESVVVKWLTPPAPLPQPTPDVFAHLTSVGFTATATPYAAVSRRGDDGELLLALVTAYLPDARDGWEWCVDEAVSGGTEFAADLGVLAADLHAAMATPSATFPDPVRQTPAVPKTGTTAWSVRAGEALEEALALTDGEDGDWLAAHADALRAELAPLAWADATPLIRIHGDLHVGQTLRWRDGYAVIDFDGNPTVTGADPFQPAARDLAQLITSLEHVGQVAVKRRDAHPLVISAWAVAAREALETAYLARLAEHGHASLLDRSLLRPFEIEQECRELIYAARHLPRWRYAPMGVLRSWYR from the coding sequence TTGAATCAGCGTTCAATATGGGATCGGCTCGACACCGTGCCGCGCGCCGGCGACGGGCGGACCAGCGAGCTCGTCGCGGCCCTGAGCTGCGATGCCTCCAGCCCGTTCACGGTCCGCCACTTCCACCCGCTGCCAGACCTGTCGGCACCAGGTTTTTCAATCGACGTTCAACTGTTACCGGCTGACGGCCCCTTTCCGGCCACCGAGCGCGGCTTCGACGTGGACCAGACCAACCGCTCGGTTGTCGTCGGCGAGAGCGTGGTCGTCAAGTGGCTCACCCCACCGGCGCCGCTCCCCCAGCCGACCCCGGACGTGTTCGCCCACCTGACCTCGGTCGGCTTCACCGCCACCGCCACGCCGTACGCGGCCGTCTCCCGGCGCGGCGACGACGGCGAGCTGCTGCTCGCCCTGGTCACCGCCTACCTTCCCGACGCCAGGGACGGCTGGGAGTGGTGCGTGGACGAGGCCGTCTCCGGCGGCACGGAGTTCGCCGCCGACCTGGGCGTCCTGGCCGCCGACCTGCACGCCGCGATGGCCACCCCGTCCGCGACCTTCCCCGACCCCGTACGGCAGACGCCCGCCGTCCCGAAGACCGGGACGACCGCCTGGTCCGTCCGTGCCGGAGAGGCCCTGGAGGAGGCGCTCGCGCTGACCGACGGCGAGGACGGCGACTGGCTCGCGGCCCACGCCGACGCGCTCCGCGCCGAGCTGGCCCCCCTGGCCTGGGCGGACGCCACCCCGCTGATCCGCATCCACGGCGACCTGCACGTGGGCCAGACGCTGCGCTGGCGGGACGGCTACGCGGTGATCGACTTCGACGGCAATCCGACGGTCACCGGCGCCGACCCCTTCCAGCCCGCCGCCCGCGACCTCGCCCAGCTCATCACCAGCCTGGAACACGTCGGCCAGGTCGCCGTGAAGCGCCGCGACGCCCACCCCCTCGTGATCTCCGCGTGGGCCGTCGCCGCCCGCGAGGCGCTGGAGACCGCCTACCTCGCCCGCCTCGCCGAGCACGGCCACGCCTCCCTGCTGGACCGTTCCCTGCTGCGCCCATTCGAGATCGAGCAGGAGTGCAGGGAGCTCATCTACGCCGCCCGCCACCTGCCCCGCTGGCGTTACGCCCCCATGGGCGTCCTACGGTCCTGGTACCGGTGA
- a CDS encoding polyamine ABC transporter substrate-binding protein — translation MSRARYTRRLPAAALVAGLALAVSACGGGSTDTAAAPAASASSAQLDPNMDLSKQSLTISVWPGYTPEDLPKRVKDKLKTELKVTLHDTNEIIMGKLTTGADTGLDVAFVSGQYAQALNEAGLLEPIHPELIPNLANLYPEAKELSYDKGNVFSVPYTWGTTGICYRSDLVKTPPTSWNDILNPPAEAKKKVTMMTTERWLALPAVKALGLSVNTKSDDDLAKIKAKLIEAKPNLLRYDDVDFGKRLISGEAVMVEAWDGWCPTSEKNIEFVVPKEGSDLWVDTMVVLKSSKNKEAAHAFVNFILDPEIHGWAAQNILYKVPNKAAMDALPADLKEKNKPLNMSPSQLLAGESIIDLGEDSTKFTRLATEVQAAK, via the coding sequence GTGTCCCGTGCCCGGTACACCCGTCGTCTTCCGGCCGCCGCCCTGGTCGCCGGTCTCGCTCTCGCCGTTTCGGCCTGTGGCGGAGGGTCCACGGACACCGCCGCCGCGCCCGCCGCGAGCGCCTCGTCCGCCCAGCTCGACCCGAACATGGATCTGTCCAAGCAGAGCCTCACCATTTCGGTCTGGCCGGGTTACACCCCCGAAGACCTTCCCAAGCGGGTCAAGGACAAACTCAAGACCGAGCTCAAGGTCACCCTGCACGACACCAACGAGATCATCATGGGCAAGCTGACCACCGGGGCCGACACCGGTCTCGACGTCGCCTTCGTCTCCGGCCAGTACGCCCAGGCCCTCAACGAGGCCGGGCTGCTGGAGCCGATCCACCCCGAGCTCATCCCCAACCTGGCCAACCTCTACCCCGAGGCCAAGGAGCTCTCCTACGACAAGGGTAACGTCTTCTCCGTCCCCTACACCTGGGGCACCACCGGCATCTGCTACCGCAGCGACCTGGTGAAGACGCCGCCGACGAGCTGGAACGACATCCTCAACCCGCCGGCCGAGGCGAAGAAGAAGGTCACCATGATGACCACCGAGCGCTGGCTGGCCCTGCCCGCCGTCAAGGCGCTCGGCCTGTCGGTCAACACCAAGAGCGACGACGATCTGGCCAAGATCAAGGCGAAGCTGATCGAGGCCAAGCCCAACCTGCTCCGCTACGACGACGTCGACTTCGGCAAGCGCCTCATCAGCGGCGAGGCCGTGATGGTCGAGGCGTGGGACGGCTGGTGCCCGACCAGCGAGAAGAACATCGAGTTCGTGGTGCCGAAGGAGGGCAGCGACCTCTGGGTGGACACGATGGTCGTGCTGAAGTCCTCCAAGAACAAGGAAGCCGCGCACGCGTTCGTCAACTTCATCCTGGACCCGGAGATCCACGGCTGGGCCGCGCAGAACATCCTCTACAAGGTCCCGAACAAGGCCGCCATGGACGCCCTCCCCGCGGACCTCAAGGAGAAGAACAAGCCGCTCAACATGAGCCCGTCGCAGCTCCTCGCGGGCGAGTCCATCATCGACCTCGGCGAGGACTCCACCAAGTTCACCCGCCTGGCCACCGAGGTTCAGGCCGCGAAGTGA
- a CDS encoding ABC transporter permease, translated as MTSSTVSGATAKQRSRRSRVLGRLAFLSPGLTYLIVLMLIPLALIVSYAFFRRGRFGGVIYELTGENFTRLIDPIYLDVVLDSLKLATAATLIALLVGYPTAYLIAQLPAKWKTVALIAIVMPFWTNFLIRIYAWIVLLSGPGLVNTVLGKLGLGPFEFLYNQGTIVTGLVYSYLPLMVLPLYAAIEKLDPQLREASANLGARPARTFASVTLPLTLPGVITGCMFVFVPSFGNFVIPELLGGGRSIMVGNLIRDQFLKARDWPFGSALTLALLAVLIVLLLLQAWSARRA; from the coding sequence GTGACAAGCTCTACCGTCTCCGGCGCGACCGCGAAACAGCGGTCGCGCCGGTCGCGTGTGCTCGGACGGCTGGCCTTCCTCAGCCCCGGCCTGACCTACCTGATCGTCCTCATGCTGATCCCGCTGGCGCTGATCGTCAGCTACGCGTTCTTCCGCAGGGGACGGTTCGGCGGGGTCATCTATGAGCTGACCGGGGAGAACTTCACCCGGCTGATCGACCCCATCTACCTCGACGTCGTGCTCGACTCGCTGAAGCTGGCCACGGCCGCCACGCTGATCGCCCTGCTGGTCGGCTACCCCACGGCCTACCTGATCGCCCAGCTCCCCGCGAAGTGGAAGACGGTCGCGCTGATCGCGATCGTGATGCCCTTCTGGACGAACTTCCTGATCCGCATCTACGCCTGGATCGTTCTACTCAGCGGTCCCGGGCTGGTAAACACGGTTCTGGGCAAGCTCGGCCTGGGGCCGTTCGAGTTCCTCTACAACCAGGGCACGATCGTCACCGGTCTCGTCTACTCCTACCTGCCGCTCATGGTGCTCCCGCTGTACGCGGCGATCGAGAAGCTGGACCCGCAGCTCCGTGAGGCCTCGGCCAACCTCGGCGCCAGGCCCGCCCGCACGTTCGCCTCGGTGACGCTGCCGCTGACCCTGCCGGGCGTCATCACCGGCTGCATGTTCGTCTTCGTGCCGAGCTTCGGCAACTTCGTCATCCCCGAGCTGCTCGGCGGCGGACGCTCGATCATGGTCGGAAACCTGATCAGGGACCAGTTCCTCAAGGCGCGTGACTGGCCGTTCGGCTCCGCCCTCACACTGGCGCTGCTCGCCGTACTGATCGTCCTGCTGCTCCTGCAGGCATGGAGTGCCCGTCGTGCGTAA
- a CDS encoding ABC transporter permease encodes MRKPRLLYVPFWATYVFLYTPIVVLVVMSFNAGKSPYSFDGLSLKWYDKLAGNATVAEGLVNTLIVAAGSTVLATVLGTLLAVGLARHTKSRLLDGLGVLPAVLPDLVLAIGLLVFYAMIKMTLGLHSVLLAHTVFGMAFVTAVVRTRLTHSDTSLEEASRDLGATPLTTFVRVTLPQLMPGIAAGAMLAFTLSIDEFVIAFFTAAPTTPTLPIVIYSMVRFGVTPEINALATLLLAVSFTVVIVAQRMTRLTESLS; translated from the coding sequence GTGCGTAAACCACGCCTGCTGTACGTCCCCTTCTGGGCGACCTACGTATTCCTGTACACACCCATCGTGGTGCTCGTCGTCATGTCGTTCAACGCCGGCAAGTCGCCCTACTCCTTCGACGGCCTCAGCCTGAAGTGGTACGACAAGCTGGCCGGCAACGCCACCGTCGCGGAGGGCCTGGTCAACACGCTGATCGTGGCCGCCGGATCCACGGTGCTGGCCACGGTGCTCGGCACCCTGCTGGCGGTGGGCCTGGCCCGCCACACCAAGTCGCGGCTGCTGGACGGGCTCGGCGTGCTGCCGGCCGTACTGCCGGACCTGGTGCTGGCCATCGGCCTGCTGGTGTTCTACGCCATGATCAAGATGACCCTCGGCCTGCACTCGGTGCTGCTGGCGCACACGGTGTTCGGCATGGCCTTCGTGACCGCGGTGGTCCGCACCCGGCTCACCCACAGCGACACCTCCCTGGAGGAGGCGTCCAGGGACCTCGGCGCGACCCCGCTCACCACGTTCGTCCGCGTCACGCTGCCCCAGCTCATGCCGGGCATCGCGGCGGGCGCCATGCTGGCGTTCACGCTCTCCATCGACGAGTTCGTGATCGCCTTCTTCACGGCGGCCCCGACCACGCCCACCCTGCCCATCGTCATTTACTCAATGGTCCGCTTCGGGGTCACCCCGGAGATCAACGCGCTGGCGACACTGCTGCTGGCCGTGAGCTTCACCGTGGTGATCGTGGCCCAGCGGATGACCCGACTGACGGAGTCGCTGTCCTAA
- a CDS encoding ATP-binding cassette domain-containing protein — translation MLQITGVSRRFGDVTALSEVSLEIRQGEFFALLGPSGCGKTTLLRILAGFEAPDSGTVTLDGEDLLGQAAHRRPVNLMFQSYALFPHMTVAKNVAYGLEREKLPRAEIRERVEEVLEKVGLAAMAKRKPQQLSGGQRQRVALARAIVKRPRLLLLDEPLSALDKKVRAEMQLELKRLQNEVGITFVVVTHDQEEAMSLADRIAVFSAGKVEQVDAPVTLYERPRTPFVADFVGANNLFEGTACADGLSSDGLGVLPCLSDLEEGTSALLAVRPERLRLISLGHAPAEAESAVTAGEDVADAEVETAGEDAEGSESVSADEDTKDTEDVAADEGAEDSERPESTEATEDTKDVAADEGAEGSEGSESVSAAGDAESAVAGEDAEDAEDVSADEDTEDADSVSAAEDAVDAEAVTADESAEGAGAGEDVESGAAAGEDAEDVAGAEDAGDTGSVVDGGAVEAVDPVAGEGVLRGEVADVSFYGGISHISVLVAGRPVPVLVATQGATQVQAGSSVALTWAPEDGVLIPQ, via the coding sequence ATGCTGCAGATCACAGGTGTCAGCCGCCGGTTCGGCGACGTCACGGCGCTGTCGGAGGTCTCCCTGGAGATCCGGCAGGGGGAGTTCTTCGCGCTGCTGGGCCCCAGCGGCTGCGGCAAGACCACCCTTCTGCGGATCCTGGCCGGGTTCGAGGCCCCCGACTCGGGCACCGTCACGCTCGACGGTGAGGACCTGCTCGGCCAGGCGGCGCACCGCCGCCCGGTCAACCTCATGTTCCAGTCCTACGCGCTGTTCCCGCACATGACCGTGGCGAAGAACGTCGCCTACGGCCTGGAGCGGGAGAAGCTGCCCAGGGCCGAGATCCGTGAGCGGGTCGAGGAGGTTCTGGAGAAGGTCGGCCTGGCCGCGATGGCCAAGCGCAAGCCGCAGCAGCTCTCCGGCGGCCAGCGCCAGCGCGTCGCGCTGGCCCGCGCGATCGTGAAGCGGCCGCGCCTGCTGCTGCTGGACGAGCCGCTGTCCGCGCTGGACAAGAAGGTGCGCGCGGAGATGCAGCTGGAGCTCAAGCGCCTCCAGAACGAGGTCGGCATCACCTTCGTCGTGGTCACCCACGACCAGGAGGAGGCCATGTCGCTGGCCGACCGGATCGCGGTCTTCAGCGCGGGCAAGGTGGAGCAGGTGGACGCGCCGGTGACGCTGTACGAGCGGCCGCGCACGCCGTTCGTGGCCGACTTCGTGGGCGCCAACAACCTCTTCGAGGGCACGGCGTGCGCGGACGGTCTGTCCAGCGACGGCCTCGGCGTCCTGCCCTGCCTGTCCGACCTGGAGGAGGGCACGTCCGCGCTGCTCGCCGTACGGCCGGAGCGGCTGAGACTGATCAGCCTCGGCCACGCGCCGGCGGAGGCGGAGAGCGCGGTGACCGCCGGTGAGGACGTCGCGGACGCCGAGGTCGAGACGGCCGGCGAGGACGCCGAGGGTTCCGAGAGCGTGTCAGCCGACGAGGACACCAAGGACACCGAGGACGTGGCCGCCGACGAGGGCGCCGAGGATTCCGAGCGTCCCGAGAGCACCGAGGCCACCGAGGACACCAAGGACGTGGCCGCCGACGAGGGCGCCGAGGGTTCCGAGGGTTCCGAGAGCGTGTCAGCCGCCGGGGACGCCGAGAGCGCTGTGGCCGGCGAGGATGCCGAGGACGCCGAGGACGTGTCAGCCGACGAGGACACCGAGGACGCCGATAGCGTGTCAGCCGCGGAGGACGCGGTGGACGCTGAGGCAGTGACGGCCGACGAGAGTGCCGAGGGCGCCGGGGCCGGCGAGGACGTCGAGAGCGGCGCTGCGGCCGGCGAGGACGCCGAGGATGTGGCGGGCGCCGAGGACGCCGGGGACACCGGGAGCGTGGTGGACGGCGGCGCCGTGGAAGCCGTGGATCCGGTGGCCGGGGAGGGCGTGCTGCGGGGAGAGGTCGCCGACGTCAGCTTCTACGGAGGCATCTCGCACATCTCCGTCCTCGTGGCCGGACGCCCGGTGCCGGTCCTGGTGGCCACGCAAGGTGCCACCCAGGTCCAGGCGGGATCCTCGGTCGCCCTCACCTGGGCGCCCGAGGACGGGGTGCTGATCCCTCAATGA
- a CDS encoding TetR/AcrR family transcriptional regulator, translating into MTRKRRADRRLDLIAAAHRAIIRHGTEGVHLNHVAEEAGLTSGAVLYHYPNLGELLVDAHHAGMERFYEQRLKRISGMRDPVEKLVVTIRSGLPHGPDDPDVRLLNELGGAAARNRMYALLLTTLYDRQVSMYQSVLETGSALGTFTLSGDSLLIARNLVALEDAYGYRITARHPVIGPQEAAELILTYARTVTNNPLKTSH; encoded by the coding sequence ATGACGCGCAAGAGGCGGGCGGATCGTCGCCTGGATCTCATCGCAGCCGCACACCGGGCGATCATCCGGCACGGCACCGAGGGAGTTCACCTCAATCACGTCGCCGAGGAGGCCGGCCTGACCTCCGGAGCCGTCCTCTACCACTACCCCAACCTGGGCGAGCTGCTGGTGGACGCTCACCACGCCGGGATGGAACGTTTCTACGAGCAGCGTCTCAAGCGGATCAGCGGCATGCGCGACCCCGTCGAGAAGCTCGTCGTGACCATCCGCTCGGGCCTGCCGCACGGGCCGGACGACCCGGACGTGCGGCTGCTCAACGAGCTCGGCGGCGCCGCCGCCCGCAACAGGATGTACGCCCTCCTGCTCACCACGCTCTACGACCGCCAGGTCTCCATGTACCAGAGCGTCCTGGAGACCGGCTCCGCGCTGGGGACCTTCACGCTGTCCGGCGACTCCCTGCTCATCGCGCGCAACCTGGTCGCGCTCGAGGATGCGTACGGTTATCGCATAACGGCCCGCCACCCGGTGATCGGCCCGCAGGAGGCGGCGGAGCTGATCCTGACCTACGCCAGGACCGTCACGAACAACCCGCTCAAGACGTCTCATTGA
- a CDS encoding glycosyltransferase produces the protein MMSLTILFMPESAYGPTNNCIGIGDILRKRGHRVVFAAEASWKGKLEALGFEEDLVDLAPPSEEEQDPGQFWKDFIRDTAPEYRKSTSAQLETVTKPIWEALVDGAKYCEPQLKAIIERVQPDVIVEDNVITFPALLTAGKPFVRIVSCNPLEVRGEGVAPVFSGLPADDRSEWDAFRAEYDRTHRELWTAFNEWVVAQGARPLPELDFIHEGDLNLYVFPEIADYTDARPLDGSWHRLDSSVRETDGGFELPASLADRDGALVYFSLGSLGSADVSLMQRVIDVLGTTPHRFIVSKGPLHEEIKLADNMWGAEFVPQTKIIPMADLVITHGGNNTTTEALHFGKPMILLPLFWDQYDNAQRIHELGYGVRLATYTFTDEELTGALDRLLGDAGLRERLAAAGEEIRRRDGLRKAADLIEQAGA, from the coding sequence ATGATGTCTCTCACGATCCTGTTCATGCCGGAGAGCGCCTACGGGCCGACGAACAACTGCATCGGCATCGGTGACATTCTCCGCAAGCGCGGCCACCGCGTCGTCTTCGCAGCTGAAGCCTCCTGGAAGGGGAAATTGGAGGCTCTTGGATTCGAAGAGGATCTGGTGGATCTCGCGCCGCCGTCCGAAGAGGAGCAGGACCCCGGACAGTTCTGGAAGGACTTCATCCGGGACACCGCGCCGGAATATCGCAAGTCGACCTCGGCTCAGCTGGAGACGGTGACCAAGCCGATCTGGGAGGCGCTCGTCGACGGCGCGAAGTACTGCGAGCCTCAGCTGAAGGCGATTATCGAGCGCGTTCAGCCGGACGTGATCGTCGAGGACAATGTCATCACCTTCCCGGCGCTGCTCACGGCCGGTAAGCCGTTCGTCCGCATCGTCTCCTGCAACCCGCTGGAGGTGCGCGGCGAGGGCGTCGCCCCGGTCTTCTCCGGCCTGCCCGCCGACGACCGGTCCGAGTGGGACGCCTTCCGCGCCGAGTACGACCGGACCCACCGCGAGCTCTGGACCGCCTTCAACGAGTGGGTCGTCGCCCAGGGCGCCCGGCCGCTGCCCGAGCTGGACTTCATCCACGAGGGCGACCTGAACCTCTACGTCTTCCCGGAGATCGCCGACTACACCGACGCCCGGCCGCTGGACGGCTCCTGGCACCGCCTGGACTCCTCGGTCCGCGAGACCGACGGCGGCTTCGAGCTGCCCGCGTCGCTGGCCGACCGGGACGGCGCGCTGGTCTACTTCTCGCTCGGCTCGCTCGGCTCGGCGGACGTCTCGCTGATGCAGCGGGTCATCGACGTGCTCGGCACCACCCCGCACCGGTTCATCGTCTCCAAGGGCCCGCTGCACGAGGAGATCAAGCTCGCCGACAACATGTGGGGAGCCGAGTTCGTCCCGCAGACGAAGATCATCCCCATGGCGGACCTGGTGATCACGCACGGTGGCAACAACACCACCACCGAGGCGCTGCACTTCGGCAAGCCGATGATCCTGCTGCCCCTGTTCTGGGACCAGTACGACAACGCGCAGCGGATCCACGAGCTCGGCTACGGCGTCCGCCTGGCCACCTACACCTTCACCGACGAAGAGCTGACCGGCGCGCTGGACAGGCTGCTCGGCGACGCGGGGCTCCGTGAGCGCCTGGCCGCGGCCGGCGAGGAGATCCGCCGGCGTGACGGCCTGCGCAAGGCCGCCGACCTGATCGAGCAGGCCGGCGCCTGA
- a CDS encoding aminobutyraldehyde dehydrogenase: MGKLINPADGELLRDVPDTPVAEVAAAVRRARAAYEEWSRATPAERAKVMLRFADLVEADAEELTRLEVAETGKPAAVFRDGELPFAADNLRFFAGAARSLDGTGAGVLSSGYTSVLVRRPVGVVGSIAPWNFPLVMAIWKIGPALAAGNAVVVKPAPQTPGTTLRLAELFAGAGAPEGLLQVVLGDAEVGEALVTDPGVDMVSVTGSTETGRAVMRGAAGSLKRVHLELGGKAPALVFGDADLAEMARGVAMGATYNTGQDCTAATRVYISREVYGEAVDALHATLEKIKAGDPWDETTDIGPLISAAHRTRVHGFVERAAASGASVLCGGVPLDGPGFYYPPTLIAGARQDSEIVQGELFGPVLVALPFDGEDEAVRLANDTPYGLASSVWSSDVARALRVSHRLDVGVTWVNDHLPIASEAPHGGVKGSGFGKDMSQEAVQEYSVTRHLMIKHQAPEARDSFRPA, from the coding sequence ATGGGCAAGTTGATCAACCCGGCAGACGGCGAACTCCTCAGGGACGTGCCGGACACCCCGGTCGCCGAGGTGGCGGCCGCCGTACGGCGGGCACGGGCGGCCTACGAGGAGTGGAGCAGGGCAACCCCGGCCGAGCGGGCCAAGGTGATGCTCCGCTTCGCCGACCTCGTCGAGGCCGACGCCGAGGAGCTCACCCGGCTGGAGGTCGCCGAGACGGGCAAGCCCGCCGCGGTGTTCCGTGACGGCGAGCTGCCGTTCGCGGCCGACAACCTCCGGTTCTTCGCCGGGGCGGCCCGCTCGCTGGACGGCACCGGGGCCGGGGTGCTCAGCTCCGGCTACACCTCGGTGCTGGTCCGCCGCCCGGTCGGTGTCGTCGGGTCGATCGCGCCGTGGAACTTCCCGCTCGTGATGGCCATCTGGAAGATCGGCCCCGCCCTCGCGGCGGGCAACGCGGTGGTCGTCAAGCCCGCCCCGCAGACGCCGGGCACCACGCTCCGGCTGGCCGAGCTGTTCGCCGGGGCGGGGGCGCCCGAGGGGCTGCTCCAGGTCGTCCTGGGCGACGCCGAGGTGGGCGAGGCCCTGGTCACCGACCCGGGTGTGGACATGGTGAGCGTCACCGGCTCCACCGAGACCGGCCGCGCCGTCATGCGCGGGGCCGCCGGCTCGCTGAAGCGGGTCCACCTGGAGCTCGGCGGCAAGGCCCCGGCGCTGGTCTTCGGCGACGCGGACCTGGCCGAGATGGCCAGGGGGGTGGCCATGGGCGCGACCTACAACACCGGTCAGGACTGCACGGCCGCCACCCGCGTCTACATCTCCCGCGAGGTGTACGGCGAGGCCGTCGACGCCCTTCATGCGACGCTGGAGAAGATCAAGGCGGGCGACCCCTGGGACGAGACGACCGACATCGGCCCGCTGATCTCCGCCGCGCACCGGACCCGCGTGCACGGTTTCGTCGAACGCGCCGCCGCCTCGGGCGCCTCGGTGCTCTGCGGCGGTGTCCCGCTCGACGGCCCCGGGTTCTACTACCCGCCCACGCTGATCGCCGGCGCCCGCCAGGACAGTGAGATCGTTCAGGGTGAGCTTTTCGGGCCGGTGCTGGTGGCTCTGCCGTTCGACGGTGAGGACGAGGCGGTACGGCTGGCCAACGACACTCCCTACGGCCTGGCCTCCTCGGTCTGGTCCAGCGACGTGGCCAGGGCGCTGCGTGTCTCGCACCGCCTCGACGTGGGCGTGACCTGGGTAAACGACCACCTGCCGATCGCCTCCGAGGCGCCGCACGGCGGGGTCAAGGGCAGTGGTTTCGGCAAGGACATGAGCCAGGAGGCCGTCCAGGAGTACTCCGTGACGCGCCATCTGATGATCAAACACCAGGCCCCCGAGGCCAGAGATTCCTTCCGGCCCGCCTGA